In Triticum urartu cultivar G1812 chromosome 6, Tu2.1, whole genome shotgun sequence, the following proteins share a genomic window:
- the LOC125516322 gene encoding autophagy-related protein 11, producing MSSGSAVTAGGSAGAEGAALGQKLMVHVAENGHSMEFECGGGTRVEAIQRAIEHVCGVPPADQLLLCGNIPLDGANHLAHYNLPRDDREVFLYNKARLHADAPPPAPESIDIPEPSIPPPPRPQDTALEVSADPALKALVSYEVRFRYDFQVANALYQSSVAKYEVCRRLLREWQVQERALDMARSNLEQAFRKPSLRYSNFMRSFAQQHRGYDEVLSTFERDVQRLRAIKLHPHLQCEGRRCLLDLMDENRLRKLADEYLSSQRGFEDFVSPLKAKFQELKRRVESLLNSMSSSAWKDLEALIKEHHRVIGDQKSIMQSLSKDVDTSKKLVDECSRSQLSASVRPHDAVSAVGRIYEVHEKDNLPSVRKFDRMLTNLLQKCKTKKNETNTLVHVCVKGVKSAQIDIKDMMMSQFILYEEAIDSRDKEFSYLKLLGGLGHAYKACLAEVVRRRHSFKLYTGLAGQLAEKLAAEREVEIRRREVFLRTWRKYIRGEIMGSMGLFGSPSQCDVNIAPFDCDLLPIDVDDLEKLAPRSLVGSLSKPERSQQHKSSSSDSSTTGNFTNAEQNSLNTDGQMDSQDFFGGCDTVDITGTSVLEVENARLKAELASAIAVLCTFGAEYAHESIDEGQNDNVLRNAREKTAQALSAKDEYANQLQSVLKAKQEQCLSFEKRIQELEEQLANQYIHGQMVSGSKSASDFLLSTFKGNDCNLDGGRQTHLRDESSVAMDETSSTSEQPSKQTEGGDENMTDVSGALNLQLLNSAGCGNLDAPMAEFSRDNEHKVVNIDKEGQMLTHLTMVDTSDIPVEGPLGILNSKTNEHHTLEFRNNELFVSELQNTIDKKSKQLDEAESKLSSVMGEVNSLKEELENARVLLDESQINCAHLENCLHEAREEARTNKCSADRRAVEYDALRSSALRIHGLFERLNNCVTAPGMSGFADSLRTLALSLASSVKKDEADSTTQFQQCIKILADKVSFLSRQSEELIERYSRVEAAHGILIKELEEKKTLVNNLYSKFQLEKQASKEKISVGHFDVHELAVFVRNPAGHYEAINRSRSNYYLSEESVALFTEPHLPRQPAYIIGQIVHIERRAVKHTDQNEASPRPGGHRRSALNSNPYGLPAGREYFVVTVAMLPDTAATAR from the exons ATGAGTTCCGGGTCGGCGGTGACGGCGGGCGGCAGCGCCGGCGCGGAGGGCGCGGCGCTGGGGCAGAAGCTGATGGTGCACGTGGCGGAGAACGGCCACAGCATGGAGTTCGAGTGCGGGGGCGGCACGCGGGTCGAGGCCATCCAGCGCGCCATCGAGCACGTCTGCGGCGTCCCGCCCGCCGACCAGCTCCTCCTCTGCGGCAACATCCCCCTCGACGGCGCCAACCACCTCGCCCACTACAACCTCCCCCGCGACGACCGCGAGGTCTTCCTCTACAACAAGGCTCGCCTCCATGCCGACGCGCCGCCACCGGCGCCGGAGTCTATCGACATCCCTGAGCCATCGattccgccgccgccccggccgcaGGACACCGCACTGGAGGTGTCTGCTGACCCGGCCTTGAAGGCGCTGGTGTCTTACGAAGTCAGGTTCAGGTATGACTTCCAGGTGGCCAACGCGCTGTACCAATCTAGCGTGGCCAAGTACGAGGTGTGCAGGAGGCTGCTGCGGGAGTGGCAGGTGCAGGAGCGTGCTCTGGACATGGCTAGGAGCAACCTGGAGCAAGCATTCCGCAAGCCCTCACTGCGCTATTCAAATTTCATGCGGTCCTTTGCTCAGCAGCACCGTGGATACGACGAAGTTCTGTCAACCTTCGAGAGAGATGTGCAGAGGTTGCGTGCTATTAAGTTGCATCCACACCTTCAGTGTGAGGGCAGACGGTGCTTGCTGGACCTTATGGATGAGAATAGATTGAGGAAGCTGGCAGATGAGTACTTAAGCTCACAGAGGGGTTTTGAGGATTTTGTCTCGCCGCTGAAGGCAAAATTTCAGGAGTTAAAGAGGAGGGTGGAGAGCTTGTTGAACTCTATGAGCTCGAGTGCATGGAAGGATCTGGAGGCACTGATAAAGGAGCATCATAGAGTCATCGGTGACCAGAAGAGCATCATGCAGTCTCTAAG TAAAGACGTGGATACATCAAAGAAGCTTGTTGATGAATGCTCAAGGAGCCAGCTGTCCGCTTCTGTCCGACCTCATGATGCAGTTTCAGCAGTTGGTCGTATCTATGAGGTACATGAAAAGGATAATTTGCCCAGCGTACGTAAGTTTGATCGCATGCTTACAAACTTGCTTCAGAAATGCAAGACCAAGAAAAACGAAACAAATACTCTAGTACATGTTTGCGTGAAAGGGGTCAAATCTGCTCAAATTGATATCAAGGACATGATGATGAGTCAGTTCATTTTATACGAAGAGGCAATAGATAGTCGAGACAAAGAATTTTCTTATCTGAAACTACTGGGTGGCTTGGGCCATGCATACAAGGCTTGTCTTGCCGAGGTCGTGCGAAGAAGGCATTCTTTCAAGCTGTATACTGGCTTGGCTGGACAGCTTGCTGAAAAACTAGCAGCAGAGCGTGAAGTGGAGATAAGGAGACGCGAGGTTTTCCTTCGTACATGGCGTAAGTACATTCGAGGAGAAATCATGGGTTCCATGGGGCTGTTTGGTTCACCTAGCCAGTGTGATGTAAACATTGCACCGTTTGATTGCGATCTACTTCCAATTGATGTTGATGATCTGGAAAAGCTCGCCCCCCGGTCTTTAGTGGGGTCTCTTTCGAAACCTGAGAGGTCACAGCAACATAAGTCTTCATCAAGTGATTCTAGTACCACTGGAAATTTCACTAACGCCGAACAAAACAGTCTGAATACTGATGGCCAAATGGATTCCCAGGATTTTTTTGGGGGCTGTGATACTGTTGATATAACAGGGACTAGTGTATTAGAAGTAGAGAACGCCAGATTAAAAGCAGAGCTCGCTTCTGCAATTGCAGTTCTCTGCACTTTTGGTGCTGAATACGCACATGAATCTATTGATGAAGGGCAGAATGATAATGTGTTGAGAAATGCAAGAGAGAAAACAGCTCAGGCACTTTCCGCGAAGGATGAATATGCCAACCAGCTTCAGTCAGTGTTGAAAGCAAAGCAGGAGCAGTGCTTGTCCTTTGAAAAGCGTATACAGGAGCTTGAGGAACAATTAGCGAATCAGTACATACACGGGCAAATGGTTTCAGGAAGCAAAAGCGCATCAGATTTCCTTCTTTCTACATTCAAAGGTAATGACTGCAACCTGGATGGAGGTAGGCAAACCCATCTGCGTGACGAATCAAGTGTGGCCATGGatgagacatcatcaacatctgaACAGCCATCTAAACAAACAGAAGGTGGTGATGAGAATATGACTGACGTTTCAGGCGCACTGAACTTGCAATTACTTAACTCAGCAGGATGCGGTAATCTGGATGCTCCCATGGCAGAATTTTCACGTGATAATGAACATAAGGTTGTCAATATTGATAAGGAAGGGCAGATGTTGACTCACCTCACTATGGTGGATACTTCGGATATTCCTGTAGAAGGTCCTCTTGGCATCTTAAACTCCAAAACCAATGAACATCATACTTTGGAGTTTAGGAATAACGAGCTCTTTGTGTCAGAGTTGCAAAACACAATAGATAAAAAATCAAAACAGTTGGATGAGGCAGAAAGTAAACTTAGCTCTGTGATGGGCGAAGTTAACTCTCTTAAGGAAGAACTTGAAAATGCTCGTGTTCTACTTGACGAGTCTCAG ATTAATTGTGCGCACCTGGAAAACTGCTTGCATGAGGCAAGGGAAGAGGCTCGTACCAACAAATGTTCCGCTGATAGAAGGGCTGTTGAGTATGATGCTTTGAGGTCATCTGCTCTGAGGATACATGGTCTGTTTGAAAGACTAAATAATTGTGTCACCGCACCGGGCATGTCTGGCTTTGCAGACTCTTTGCGAACTTTAGCCCTCTCCTTAGCAAG TTCTGTAAAGAAGGATGAAGCTGATTCTACCACTCAGTTCCAGCAATGCATTAAGATCCTTGCGGACAAGGTTAGTTTCCTGTCACGGCAGAGTGAGGAGCTGATAGAACGCTACTCAAGGGTGGAAGCAGCACATGGGATTCTTATAAAAGAGTTGGAGGAGAAGAAAACACTGGTCAACAATCTATATAGTAAATTTCAACTGGAAAAACAG GCCAGCAAGGAGAAGATATCGGTTGGGCATTTCGACGTCCACGAGCTTGCGGTGTTTGTCCGGAACCCTGCTGGGCACTACGAGGCGATCAACCGGAGCCGGTCGAACTACTACCTCTCCGAGGAGTCGGTAGCCCTGTTCACGGAGCCCCACCTTCCTCGGCAGCCCGCCTACATAATCGGCCAGATCGTGCACATTGAGCGGCGCGCGGTAAAGCACACCGACCAGAACGAAGCCTCGCCGCGCCCTGGCGGCCATCGGCGGTCCGCGCTGAACAGCAACCCCTATGGCCTGCCGGCAGGCCGCGAGTACTTCGTGGTGACGGTGGCGATGCTGCCTGACACTGCTGCCACTGCTCGTTGA